One Cricetulus griseus strain 17A/GY chromosome 5, alternate assembly CriGri-PICRH-1.0, whole genome shotgun sequence genomic window carries:
- the LOC100754039 gene encoding NADH dehydrogenase [ubiquinone] 1 beta subcomplex subunit 1 isoform X1 → MQAAIMTLLQLVRDHWVHILVPMGFAFGYYLDKRADEKLTTFRNKSMLFRRELRPNEEVTWK, encoded by the exons ATGCAAG CAGCCATTATGACCTTGCTTCAGCTTGTACGTGACCACTGGGTTCATATACTTGTCCCTATGGGATTTGCCTTTGGATACTATCTAGACAAGAGGGCTGACGAAAAGCTGACTACCTTCCGGAATAAGAGTATGCTATTTCGAAG GGAACTGAGGCCCAATGAAGAAGTTACTTGGAAGTAA
- the LOC100754039 gene encoding NADH dehydrogenase [ubiquinone] 1 beta subcomplex subunit 1 isoform X2, with protein sequence MTLLQLVRDHWVHILVPMGFAFGYYLDKRADEKLTTFRNKSMLFRRELRPNEEVTWK encoded by the exons ATGACCTTGCTTCAGCTTGTACGTGACCACTGGGTTCATATACTTGTCCCTATGGGATTTGCCTTTGGATACTATCTAGACAAGAGGGCTGACGAAAAGCTGACTACCTTCCGGAATAAGAGTATGCTATTTCGAAG GGAACTGAGGCCCAATGAAGAAGTTACTTGGAAGTAA
- the Atxn3 gene encoding ataxin-3 isoform X18, producing the protein MESIFHEKQEGSLCAQHCLNNLLQGEYFSPVELSSIAHQLDEEERMRMAEGGVTSEDYRTFLQQPSGNMDDSGFFSIQVISNALKVWGLELILFNSPEYQRLRIDPINERSFICNYKEHWFTVRKLGKQWFNLNSLLTGPELISDTYLALFLAQLQQEG; encoded by the exons ATGGAGTCCATCTTCCACGAGAAA CAAGAAGGCTCACTTTGTGCTCAGCATTGCCTGAATAATCTATTGCAAGGGGAGTATTTTAGCCCCGTGGAGTTGTCCTCAATTGCACACCAGCTCgatgaagaagaaaggatgagaatgGCAGAAGGAGGAGTTACTAGTGAAGACTATCGCACATTTTTACAG CAGCCTTCTGGAAATATGGACGACAGTGGCTTTTTCTCTATTCAA GTCATAAGCAATGCCTTGAAAGTGTGGGGTCTAGAACTAATCCTGTTCAACAGTCCAGAGTACCAGAGACTCAGGATTGACCCTAT aaATGAAAGATCCTTTATATGCAATTATAAAGAACACTGGTTTACAGTTAGAAAATTAGGAAAACAG TGGTTTAACTTGAATTCTCTGCTGACGGGTCCAGAACTAATATCAGATACATACCTCGCACTCTTCTTAGCTCAATTACAGCAAGAAG GGTGA